A stretch of DNA from Fusobacterium mortiferum ATCC 9817:
ACTTTCCCAAACTTTTTTTAGAGCTTTTATATTTGCTAGAATTTTTTTATTTTTTGTTTTAGTAAGTTTTTCTACTTCATCACTACACTCTTTCTCTTTATCTTTCAGAATTTCAAAAAGAGTTTCTAATATTATCTCATCTGAGATAGAAAGATATGGAAAAAGCTTAGTTACATCAAAACTTTTATCACTTCTATATGATAAATTTAAAATCTCCTCAAAAGTATAGTCTATAAATGTTTTCTTCTCTAGTAACTCATAAAAATACTCTTTATTTTCTTTTAAAAATTCAGTAAATTGCTCTTCAGAAGAGATATTTACAAAATCAGCAGTACCACTAATTAAGAATTTTTTACTAATTGAAGTTTTTTCTGCAATAATTTTCCAAGGATTTTTTCCATTATTTTCTAATCTTTCAAAATGAGCTATCATATTTATAAATTCATTGATATCCCATCTATTTTCATCATAAGAGTCAGAAAGTTTAGCAATATATTCCTCTACATTAGAATAAGTCAACATATATCCTAAGGTATTGATAAGTTCTACTCCTAATTCTCTATCTTTTGTTTCTTCTAAAATATTAATAAGAGAAGCTACATTATTTTTAAAATTATCAATATATTTAGCTTTTAGCTCTTCAGAGATAATTTTATTGTCAATAAGAGTTCCTAATATAAAGGCTCCTAGTTCAATATTTTGTTTAAGCATTCTATCTAAAATTTCTAAAGATTTTTCAGAATTATCTAAAATAAATTTTTGGATATAGAAAGTTATATTATAATCTTCACTTCCTTTATATAAGTAAACAAGTTTGTAGATAAAAGGGAGTGTAGAGTTATTTACCTTATCAAAGTATTCCTTTGGATTTTCTAGCTCTAAAAAGTCAAGTGAATCTGAAAAAGTCAAGATTTCAAATACTCCTAAAATAGTTTTTTTATTTTTGCTCTCAATATTTAGATTAGTATAGATATTTTTTAAGAAATATATTAAATTTTCATCATCATTTATAATAGAGATATCTTTTATTGAATTAGCTAACTCATAATTTTTAAAATCGTAGTTTAAGATATTTTCAATTCTTTCACTTGAATATATTTCACAAAGAGAATTAAGAATAAAATTTTCAAGTAAAATAATATTTTCATTATCAATAGAACACTTTAACTCTAGAATTTTACCAACAATATATCTATTTTTTTCTGTATCTTCTAAAGAAAGATAGTAGTCTACAAATTTAGGGAATTTTTTATTGATATCTTCAATCATTGAAAATAATATCCTTTCATCTTCAAAGTTATTAAAGGTATACTCTAAATCTTTTGCTAAAAATTCATCAGAAACTCCTAAATTTTTATAAATAGTCATTCTATTATTAAAATTACAAGTTGAAAGGTCTAAAATTAATTTTTCAGGACAATAGTTATATCCCAATGTAAGTAATCTTTTAATAATAGTACTATCTTCACTTTTTTTCATAGTCTTATTTTTATTAAAAATATCTAGTTCTAAGAAAAGAAAGTAGTTATAGAATTTTATCTTATTTAATTCAGATTTTGAAAACTCAATATCTTGTTCTTCAAATAGATAGTTTTCCATTTTTAGTCTAAGAGTTTTATTACAACTGCTCAATAAATATTTTGATATTTTTTCTTTACTCATAGGCTCCTCCATTTTTTTAATTCACTAATATTTTACCATATATTTCAAATATATCCTAATCTCTTATTAGAATAAATATGGTATAATTATATAAACGGATAAAATCTCTAAGGGGGTTAAGACTATGAATAAGAGGGTGTTAAGTTCTAGTTATATTGGAGTGGAGTCTTTTTTAGTTGATGTAGAGGTAGATATAAGTAATGGACTTCCTAATTTTTCTATAATAGGGTTGGGGGATACAGCTATTTCAGAGAGCAAGGATAGAATAAGAACTGCTTTAAAAAATAGTGGTTTTAAATTAGAACCTAAAAAGATAATAGTAAATCTATCTCCAGCTGGAATAAAAAAAGAGGGTGCTCATTTTGATTTACCTATTGCTGTGGGAATAATGATGGCTATGGGATTTTTAAAAGATAGATATAGTATTTTAGATAACTATCTATTTTTAGGAGAACTTTCTCTTACAGGAGAGATAAAAAGAGTGAGAGGAGCTCTCAATAGTGTAATATTTGCAAAGGAAAAAGGATATAAAGGAGTAGTTCTTCCATTGGAGAATTATCAAGAGGCAATATTGATAAGAGGAGTAGATATTATACCAGTCAAAAATCTTCAAGAGGTAGGGGAGTTTATTTCTAAAAATATAGTAAAAAGTGTACAGGAAAAAATTGTTGTATCAGAAGAGAAAGAGGAGTTAGATTTTTCTGATGTAAAAGGACAGAGCATGGCAAAAAGAGCCTTGGAAATAGCAGCAGCAGGAAAGCACAATGTAATTATGATAGGAAGTCCCGGTTCAGGAAAAACTATGCTCTGCAAAAGAATTACTACAATTTTACCACCACTCAATGAGAAAGAGGTAATAGAGAGTACTAAAATATATAGTATAGCAGGAGAACTTTCAGAGAATAAGCCTATAATAGATACTCCTCCTTTTAGAGCTCCACATCATACAAGTACACCTGTAGCTATAATAGGTGGAGGGAAAAAGGTAGTTCCAGGAGAGGTAAGTCTTGCTTCAGGAGGAGTACTTTTTTTAGATGAGTTAGCAGAGTTTCCAAGAAGTGTGTTAGAGAGTTTGAGGCAACCATTAGAAGATGGAGTAGTTTCTATTTCTAGAGCTCAATATAGGGTTGAATTTAAAACAGACTTCATTTTTATTGGAGCTAGTAACCCGTGTCCTTGTGGATTTTTATTAGATGACAATGGAAAGTGTAACTGTACTCAAACAGAGATAAATAAATATATGAAGAAAATCTCAGGACCAATTATGGATAGAATAGATTTGCACGTAGAGATGAGAAGACTTACTGAGGAAGAACTTATGACCTATAAGTCTGGAGAAAGCTCAAAAGAAATTAAAGAGAGAGTTTTAAAAGCTAGAAAGATTCAGAAAAAAAGATATGGAGAGGGAATATATAATGGTACTATCTCTCAAAAACAGATTCAAAAATATTGTAAGTTATCACAGGAAAATAGAGAGTACTTTAAAAAAGTAATTCAAGTTATGGAGATTTCAGCTAGAGGTTATGATAAAATTTTAAAAGTAGCTAGGACTATAGCTGATTTAGCAGGAAGTGAAAATATAGAGAGAGAACATCTTATGGAAGCTGTTTCTTTTAGAAATAAATAGAAATATAGAATGATTATTAGGAGAAAATATGGTTCGTTTAAAGGATATTGCAGAGATTACTGGTTTTTCAATAACTACAGTTTCAAGAATTTTAAATAATGATAAAACATTAAGAACTAGTCAAAATACTAAAAATATAATAAAAACAGTAGCAGAAGCCACAGGATATAAAACATTAAATGAAAAGAAGAAGGAAAGATATAAGAAAAAGAATTCTTTAAGTATGGTTGTTGGAATAATAGAGATGTCTAGTACAAATGAAGTTATAAAAGACCCATATTATATTTACTTGAAAGAGTTTTTAGAAAAGGTTTGTAGAAAAAATACAATAAAATCTTTGAGTTTAACTTTTGATTTAAAAAGACAAAAATATGTAAATAATGATATTTCTAAATTGAAGGTAAATGGATTAATAGCTATAGGAAGGTTTTCAAAATTAGAAGTAAAAGCTATGGAAAAATTGAGTAAAAATATAGTTTTTTTAGATACTGCTTACCCAAATGGAGAATATTCAAGTATTGCTCCTGATTTAGAATTAGGGGTAAAAAATGGATTGGATTACCTATTTGAAAAAGGACATAGGAAGATATATTTTATTGGACCTACATATGCACCTAATTTTTTCACAAATTTAGCTTTAGAAGTGAGAAGAGAATCTTTTATAAAATATATGAAAGAGAAAAAAATGTATTTGGATTCTCTATTATTAGAGTGTGAAAGATCTTCAGAAAGTGCAGAACAGATGTTGAGAGAATATTTATTGAAAGGCGGTTCCTTGCCAACAGCAATTTTTACGGTAAATGAAAGTGTAGCTATTGGAGTGGTAAAAGTTTTAAGAGAGTTTGGATTAAATATTCCAAAAGATGTAAGTATTTTAAGTTATAACAATACAATTTATTCTTCTTTAGTATCTCCAGCATTATCGAGTGTAGATATAAATTGTGATTATATGGCACAACTAGCTATAGACTTAGTAGTAAAACAAAATCAAATTAAAAATTTTTCTCCAATAAAAATATTATGTAGTTCTATAATAAGTGAAAAAAATAGTATAAAAGCACTAAAAGGTTAATAAAAAAGTT
This window harbors:
- a CDS encoding LacI family DNA-binding transcriptional regulator, which translates into the protein MVRLKDIAEITGFSITTVSRILNNDKTLRTSQNTKNIIKTVAEATGYKTLNEKKKERYKKKNSLSMVVGIIEMSSTNEVIKDPYYIYLKEFLEKVCRKNTIKSLSLTFDLKRQKYVNNDISKLKVNGLIAIGRFSKLEVKAMEKLSKNIVFLDTAYPNGEYSSIAPDLELGVKNGLDYLFEKGHRKIYFIGPTYAPNFFTNLALEVRRESFIKYMKEKKMYLDSLLLECERSSESAEQMLREYLLKGGSLPTAIFTVNESVAIGVVKVLREFGLNIPKDVSILSYNNTIYSSLVSPALSSVDINCDYMAQLAIDLVVKQNQIKNFSPIKILCSSIISEKNSIKALKG
- a CDS encoding YifB family Mg chelatase-like AAA ATPase → MNKRVLSSSYIGVESFLVDVEVDISNGLPNFSIIGLGDTAISESKDRIRTALKNSGFKLEPKKIIVNLSPAGIKKEGAHFDLPIAVGIMMAMGFLKDRYSILDNYLFLGELSLTGEIKRVRGALNSVIFAKEKGYKGVVLPLENYQEAILIRGVDIIPVKNLQEVGEFISKNIVKSVQEKIVVSEEKEELDFSDVKGQSMAKRALEIAAAGKHNVIMIGSPGSGKTMLCKRITTILPPLNEKEVIESTKIYSIAGELSENKPIIDTPPFRAPHHTSTPVAIIGGGKKVVPGEVSLASGGVLFLDELAEFPRSVLESLRQPLEDGVVSISRAQYRVEFKTDFIFIGASNPCPCGFLLDDNGKCNCTQTEINKYMKKISGPIMDRIDLHVEMRRLTEEELMTYKSGESSKEIKERVLKARKIQKKRYGEGIYNGTISQKQIQKYCKLSQENREYFKKVIQVMEISARGYDKILKVARTIADLAGSENIEREHLMEAVSFRNK